In Scleropages formosus chromosome 20, fSclFor1.1, whole genome shotgun sequence, a single window of DNA contains:
- the nog2 gene encoding noggin-2 translates to MGFFSQALLAYVLVSIHLGLSQPFLRLRPSPSDHLPVLDLKEDPDPEHDPREQDLAERTLRKKLGSNFDPNFMSIEQPALMNLSAHELPLRTPGPMPNEIKKLDLSETPYGRRVKVGKKARRKFLQWLWTYTHCPVVYTWKDLGVRFWPRYIKEGNCFNERSCSFPEGMFCKPVKSITKTFLRWYCQGFLKQKYCTWIPVQYPIISECKCSC, encoded by the coding sequence ATGGGCTTCTTCTCCCAGGCGCTCCTCGCCTACGTCCTCGTGTCCATCCATCTTGGGCTCTCGCAGCCTTTTCTCCGGCTGCGCCCCTCGCCCAGCGACCACCTCCCGGTGCTCGACCTCAAGGAGGACCCGGACCCGGAGCACGACCCccgggagcaggacctggccgagCGGACTCTGAGGAAAAAGCTGGGCAGCAACTTCGACCCCAACTTCATGTCGATCGAGCAGCCGGCGCTCATGAACCTCTCCGCCCACGAGCTGCCGCTGCGGACGCCGGGTCCGATGCCCAACGAGATCAAGAAGCTGGACCTGTCCGAGACCCCGTACGGGAGGCGGGTGAAGGTGGGCAAGAAGGCGCGCAGGAAATTCCTGCAGTGGCTGTGGACGTACACGCACTGTCCCGTGGTGTACACCTGGAAGGACCTGGGCGTCAGGTTCTGGCCGCGCTACATCAAGGAAGGCAACTGCTTCAATGAGCGCTCTTGTTCCTTCCCAGAAGGGATGTTCTGTAAGCCCGTCAAGTCCATCACCAAGACTTTCCTCAGGTGGTATTGCCAAGGGTTCCTCAAGCAGAAGTACTGTACGTGGATACCGGTGCAATACCCCATCATTTCGGAATGCAAGTGCTCTTGTTGA